Proteins from a single region of Chloroflexota bacterium:
- the larC gene encoding nickel pincer cofactor biosynthesis protein LarC, whose amino-acid sequence MTIARVDCPSGASGNMFLGALLDAGLDQAALETELRTLDLPPWRLIRQSVRKGPIAATRMDFEIEAAAGHGTLSDPASMAAVIGASGLRAPIRDRAQGMVRRLAEAEAAVHGVNVNEAHFHELGAVDAVLDIVGACAAMDLLGITGMSTSAINAGTGTVKTSHGVLPVPAPATLQLLERSPLEIYATDVVAELLTPTGALVLTEFTTDAGHAPAMRVTATGYGAGTADLAIPNVLRVTLGEAGSTLGTDVVTVIEANVDDMNPEHYPSVSERLFEAGVLDVTLTPLVMKKGRPGTLIRVLAPPETTDAAVDILLRETSTLGVRLHDARRVKVPRHSLRVDTPYGAIGVKASYVDGRLRDVAPEADDCARAAREHDVRLQTVYDAARAAAWEAAPPTQPALGGPDDRS is encoded by the coding sequence ATGACCATCGCCCGCGTCGATTGCCCGTCGGGCGCCAGCGGCAACATGTTCCTGGGCGCGCTGCTCGATGCGGGGCTGGACCAGGCCGCGCTGGAGACCGAGCTGCGCACGCTCGATCTGCCGCCGTGGCGCCTGATCCGCCAGTCGGTGCGCAAGGGGCCGATCGCGGCGACGCGCATGGACTTCGAGATCGAGGCCGCCGCCGGGCATGGAACGCTGAGCGACCCCGCGTCGATGGCGGCGGTCATCGGAGCGAGTGGGCTGAGAGCGCCCATCAGGGACCGGGCGCAGGGGATGGTGCGGCGGCTGGCCGAGGCCGAGGCGGCGGTTCACGGCGTGAATGTGAACGAGGCGCACTTCCACGAGCTCGGTGCGGTGGACGCGGTGCTCGACATCGTGGGCGCGTGCGCGGCCATGGATCTGCTGGGCATCACCGGCATGAGCACGTCGGCCATCAATGCGGGCACGGGAACGGTCAAGACCTCCCACGGCGTGCTGCCGGTTCCGGCCCCGGCGACGCTGCAACTCCTCGAGCGGTCGCCACTGGAGATCTACGCGACCGACGTTGTCGCGGAGCTGCTCACGCCGACCGGAGCCCTGGTGCTGACCGAGTTCACCACGGACGCCGGCCACGCGCCCGCCATGCGCGTGACGGCGACCGGATACGGCGCGGGCACCGCCGACCTCGCCATCCCCAACGTGCTGCGGGTCACGCTGGGAGAGGCCGGAAGCACGCTCGGCACGGACGTGGTGACCGTGATCGAGGCGAACGTGGACGACATGAACCCGGAGCACTATCCGTCGGTCAGCGAGCGGCTGTTTGAGGCCGGCGTGTTGGACGTCACCCTCACGCCGCTGGTGATGAAGAAGGGGCGACCGGGGACGCTGATCCGCGTGCTGGCGCCGCCGGAAACGACCGACGCCGCGGTCGACATCCTGCTGCGCGAGACCTCGACGCTGGGAGTACGGCTGCACGACGCGCGACGCGTGAAGGTGCCCCGGCATTCGCTGCGCGTCGACACGCCCTACGGGGCGATTGGGGTCAAGGCTTCGTACGTCGACGGACGCCTGCGCGACGTGGCGCCGGAGGCCGACGACTGCGCCCGCGCGGCGCGCGAGCACGACGTTCGCTTGCAGACGGTTTACGATGCGGCTCGGGCTGCCGCATGGGAGGCCGCGCCCCCGACTCAGCCGGCATTGGGAGGCCCAGATGACCGATCGTGA
- the larB gene encoding nickel pincer cofactor biosynthesis protein LarB, with the protein MTPDDLRDLLEQVAGGAISAEAAMQRLRYQPIDDLGFARVDTHRALRTGMPEVIYGAGKSPAQIAAIAASLAVHAQPVLVTKTNAAAFAAVRAELPDAVFHEDARMITRAPKSRPEPSGRVLVLTGGTSDAAVAAEAHVTAQALGAGATTIGDVGVAGLHRLLGQREHLDAADAIVAVAGMEGALPSVVGGLTDRPVIAVPTSVGYGASLGGIAALLAMLSGCAPGVSVVNIDNGFGAGYQAALIARRAGGTTTE; encoded by the coding sequence GTGACGCCGGACGATCTGCGGGATCTGTTGGAGCAGGTCGCCGGCGGCGCGATCAGCGCCGAAGCCGCGATGCAGCGGCTGCGCTATCAGCCCATCGACGACCTGGGCTTCGCCCGCGTCGATACCCATCGCGCGCTGCGCACCGGCATGCCGGAGGTCATCTACGGCGCCGGCAAGAGCCCGGCCCAGATCGCCGCCATCGCGGCGTCGCTGGCGGTCCACGCGCAGCCGGTGCTCGTCACCAAGACCAACGCGGCGGCCTTCGCGGCCGTGCGCGCTGAGCTGCCGGACGCGGTGTTTCATGAGGACGCGCGCATGATCACCCGTGCGCCCAAGTCGCGGCCCGAACCCAGTGGGCGCGTGCTGGTGCTCACCGGCGGCACGTCCGATGCGGCGGTGGCGGCGGAGGCCCACGTGACGGCCCAGGCGCTCGGCGCCGGCGCGACGACCATTGGCGACGTTGGCGTGGCGGGCCTGCATCGACTGCTCGGCCAGCGGGAGCACCTGGACGCTGCCGACGCCATCGTGGCGGTCGCGGGCATGGAGGGCGCCCTGCCCAGCGTCGTCGGCGGCCTGACGGACCGGCCGGTGATTGCCGTGCCCACGAGCGTCGGCTACGGCGCGTCGCTGGGCGGCATCGCGGCGTTGCTGGCCATGCTCAGTGGGTGCGCGCCCGGTGTGTCGGTGGTGAACATCGACAACGGTTTCGGCGCGGGCTACCAGGCGGCGTTGATCGCGCGGCGCGCCGGCGGAACGACGACCGAATGA